A window of Cellulomonas wangleii genomic DNA:
CAGCACGCGCAGCGCGTCCTCGGTCGGCAGCCACCGCGCGACGTCCACCGCGGTCCGCAGCACGGTGGTGACGCGCACCCCGCCGAGGTCCACGACGTCGGCTTCCGTGAGGTCGGCCTCGGCCGTCGTGCGGCTCGGATGGGGGTCCGGGCGCCGCGCCCCGGACCGCACGAGCACCGTGACGCGGTCGGGCGGGCTGCCTCCCGCGTGCACCCACGCGGCCGCCTCACGGCCGACCGTGCCGCGCTGCGGCACGAGCGCGGCGAACGCCGCCGCGCGCACGGCGGGGTCCACCGCGTGGTCGACCACTGTGCCGTCGAACGCTGTGCCGTCGAACGCTGTGCCGTCGACCACTGTGCCGTCGAACGCTGTGCCGGCCACCGCTGTGCCGCCGACCGCTGCGTCGTCGGACGCGCTGCTGTCGGACGCGCTGCCGTCGGACGCGTTGCGGTCGACGACGCGTGCGGTGTCCCGCCACAGCGGCGCGAGCACGCCGTCGAGGTGCAGCCCCGTCCACGCGGAGGCCGGTACGTCGGCGCGGCGCACGACGAGCGGGACCGACGGGGGAGCGCCAGGCCGCAGCCGGCGCAGGGCCGCGGGGCCCGGGATGTCGAGCGGGGAGGTCACGGACGCCAGGATGCCCGCCCCCGCCCCCTGCCGGGGGCGCGGACGGGCATCCTGTGGACGGACGGGTGGTGCGTCAGCCGCGAGCGTCCTGCGCCGCGCGCTGGACCTGCTCCAGCCACGCGCGTCGGGCGTCGAGCGCCGCCTGAGCCTCGCGCACGCGGCGCTCGTCGCCCGCGGCGCGCGCGGCGTCGAGGTCCGCCTCGAGCCCGGCGATCGCCTGCTCCAGCTGTGCCGCAGCGCCCTCGGCCCGCGCGCGGGTCTCGGGGTTGCCGCGACGCCACTGCGCGGAGTCCGCGTCGCGGATCGCGCTCTCGACGGCGCGCAGCCGGCCCTCGACACGCTGCAGGTCGGCGCGCGGCACCTTGCCGGCGGCGTCCCAGCGGTCCTGGATGGAGCGCAGGGCCGCCTTGGTGGCGCCGAGGTCACGGATGGGCAGGAGGGCCTCCGCCTCGACGAGCAGCGCCTCCTTCACCTCCAGGTTCGCCCGGAACTCGGCGTCGACGGCCTCGTTCGCAGCGTCCCGCGCGGCGAAGAACGCGTCCTGGGCGGTCCGGAACCGGGCCCACAGTGCGTCGTCGACCTGGCGGTTGGCGCGGCCCGCGGCCTTCCAGCGCGTCATGAGGTCGCGGAACGCGGCGGACGTGCCGCCCCAGTCGGTGCTCGACGCGAGGCGCTCGGCCTCGGCGACCAGCTGCTCCTTGACGCCCTTCGCCTCGGCGTTGCGCGCCTCGAGCTCGGCGAAGAAGTGCCGTCGCTCGCGGTCGAACGTGGTCCGTGCGTGGCTGAACCGCTTCCAGAGCGACTCCTCCGTAGGGCGGTCGATGCGCGGCCCGGAGCGCTGGGCGTCCTTCCACTGGTCCAGCAGGGAGCGCAGCTGCTCACCGGCGGGACGCCACTGGATGCGTGCGGGGTCGGTCGCGGCGATCTTCTCGGCCTGCTCGACGATCTGCGTGCGGGCCGCGACCGCGGCCTCGCGTGCAGCGGCGCGCTCGGCGTCGGCCTGGGCGCGGCGCTCGGCGGCGCGTGCGCGCAGCCCTTCCAGACGTGCCCGCAGGCCGTCGAGGTCGCCGACGGCGGCGGGCTCGACGAGCTCCTCGGTGAGGCGCGCGAGCGTCTGGTCGATCTCCTTGACGGACAGGTCCGTCGCGGACAGCCGGGCGTCGAACAGCGCGACCTTGGCCTGCAGGTCCAGGAACCGGCGGACGTACAGCGCGAGGGCCTCCGGCGCGCTCGCGCCGGGGAACTGCCCGACGACGCGCTCGCCCGCGGCCTCGACCACGTGCACCGTGCCGTCCTCGTCCACCCGGCCGAAGGTCGCGGCCCGCGCGGCCTCGGCCTCCTCGTCCGGCGTGGGGACCGGGACGGCCGGTGTGGCAGGTGCGGCGGGACCGCCGGGGCGCGGCGGCCGCGGGCCGGGACGCATCGCCGCGGGCGTCGGCCGCGGACGCTGACCCGGCCGGGCGCCGGGGGCGGGGACCCCACCCGGCGCAGGCGTGGCGGACTGGTCGGACGCGGGCTGCTCGGACGCGACGTCCCTCACCTCGGCCGCGGTCTCGGCGGGTGCGGTCTCGTCGGCGGGTGCGGTCTCCTCGGCCGGCGCGGTCTCGTCGGCCGGTGCGGTCTCCTCGGCCGGCGCGGTCTCGTCGACCGGTGCGGTCTCCTCGGCCGGCGCGGTCTCGTCGACCGGTGCGTCCTCGGCGGGTGCGGCCTCCTCGGCCGGAGCCGGTGGCGCCTCGTCCGCGGCGGTGCCGGGCTCGGTGTCCGTCACGACGCCCTCGGTGCCGTCGGTCGCCGGGGCGCCGGCCTCGGCCTGCGGCTCAGGAGTGACGTCCTGCACGGCGTCGTCCGTCGGCTCGTCCG
This region includes:
- a CDS encoding DUF349 domain-containing protein: MTEHPTTPSADDAEQAPPLAGDPTAVEATPEAPVDEPATEDSTATPDEPTDDAVQDVTPEPQAEAGAPATDGTEGVVTDTEPGTAADEAPPAPAEEAAPAEDAPVDETAPAEETAPVDETAPAEETAPADETAPAEETAPADETAPAETAAEVRDVASEQPASDQSATPAPGGVPAPGARPGQRPRPTPAAMRPGPRPPRPGGPAAPATPAVPVPTPDEEAEAARAATFGRVDEDGTVHVVEAAGERVVGQFPGASAPEALALYVRRFLDLQAKVALFDARLSATDLSVKEIDQTLARLTEELVEPAAVGDLDGLRARLEGLRARAAERRAQADAERAAAREAAVAARTQIVEQAEKIAATDPARIQWRPAGEQLRSLLDQWKDAQRSGPRIDRPTEESLWKRFSHARTTFDRERRHFFAELEARNAEAKGVKEQLVAEAERLASSTDWGGTSAAFRDLMTRWKAAGRANRQVDDALWARFRTAQDAFFAARDAANEAVDAEFRANLEVKEALLVEAEALLPIRDLGATKAALRSIQDRWDAAGKVPRADLQRVEGRLRAVESAIRDADSAQWRRGNPETRARAEGAAAQLEQAIAGLEADLDAARAAGDERRVREAQAALDARRAWLEQVQRAAQDARG